Proteins encoded by one window of Mycoplasma capricolum subsp. capricolum ATCC 27343:
- a CDS encoding tRNA (adenine(22)-N(1))-methyltransferase yields the protein MLSFRLNQVAKLINNSTAIADIGTDHAYLPIYLVQNNKTKIAYACDINQKPLNIALKNVEKFGLTGQIFTILSNGLEFVKNKEILNIDYVTICGLGSQTILEILKNDHQKISNYIICSNTSVKNLRLWAVSHNYLIKYESFIYEDDHYYWLIEINKNKYSDHLEELEIEFGSKQFFNKNSLYISYLENEISNLTKILNQINPNNIKYLEIQNRINKIRKYIDVIR from the coding sequence ATGTTATCTTTTAGATTAAATCAAGTTGCAAAATTAATTAATAACTCAACAGCAATAGCTGATATTGGTACTGATCATGCTTATCTACCAATATATTTAGTTCAAAACAATAAAACTAAAATTGCTTATGCTTGTGATATTAATCAAAAACCTTTAAACATAGCTTTAAAAAACGTTGAAAAATTTGGTTTAACAGGCCAAATTTTTACCATTTTATCTAATGGTTTAGAGTTTGTTAAAAATAAAGAAATTTTAAATATAGATTATGTAACAATTTGTGGGTTAGGTAGTCAAACTATTTTAGAAATTTTAAAAAATGATCATCAAAAAATTAGTAATTATATAATTTGTTCAAATACTAGTGTTAAAAATTTAAGACTATGAGCTGTTAGTCACAATTATTTAATTAAATATGAATCATTTATTTATGAAGATGATCATTATTATTGATTAATTGAAATTAATAAAAACAAGTATTCTGATCATTTAGAAGAATTAGAAATAGAATTTGGTTCAAAACAGTTTTTTAATAAAAATAGTTTATATATTAGTTATTTAGAAAATGAAATTAGTAATTTAACTAAAATTTTAAATCAAATTAATCCAAACAATATTAAATATTTAGAAATACAAAATAGAATTAATAAAATTAGAAAGTATATAGATGTTATTAGATAA
- a CDS encoding Nif3-like dinuclear metal center hexameric protein: protein MLLDNIISYLNQLFNPKKASNWDHVGFQFEYKKLNNINISKVLVCLDLTNDCLEFAISNQIQLIITRHPFIFNELKLEKKNPNKKQMIKKLNKHKILVFSIHTNYDSSIKQNLLEILNKKLKINSFKKYGKDKESNLFYLDQKISVNDLINDLKEIFSLNQIRLNSNISLDTKIKNFYLTSGSGASTMIENMLKDCTFITGEVKWDQWIYANSNNVNLIEIGHYAENHFIDDLKNKLQIKFKDIKIFSYDIKNQFIEK from the coding sequence ATGTTATTAGATAATATAATTAGTTATTTAAATCAGTTATTTAACCCTAAAAAAGCAAGTAATTGAGATCATGTTGGTTTTCAATTTGAGTATAAAAAATTAAATAATATAAATATTTCTAAAGTTTTAGTTTGTTTAGATCTAACTAATGATTGTTTAGAATTTGCTATTAGTAATCAAATTCAATTAATTATTACAAGACACCCTTTTATTTTTAATGAATTAAAACTAGAAAAGAAAAATCCTAATAAAAAACAAATGATTAAAAAATTAAATAAACATAAAATATTAGTTTTTTCAATTCATACAAATTATGATTCTAGTATTAAACAAAACCTATTAGAAATTTTAAATAAAAAATTAAAAATTAATTCTTTTAAAAAATATGGCAAAGACAAAGAATCAAATTTATTTTATTTAGATCAAAAAATCAGTGTAAATGATTTAATAAATGATCTTAAAGAAATTTTTAGTTTAAATCAAATTAGGTTAAATTCAAATATTAGCTTAGATACTAAAATTAAAAATTTTTATTTAACTAGTGGTTCTGGAGCTAGTACAATGATTGAAAATATGTTAAAAGATTGTACTTTTATAACTGGTGAAGTTAAATGAGATCAATGAATTTATGCAAATAGTAATAATGTTAATTTAATAGAAATTGGACATTATGCTGAAAATCATTTTATAGATGATCTTAAAAACAAATTACAAATTAAATTTAAAGATATAAAAATATTTAGTTATGATATTAAAAATCAATTTATAGAAAAATAG
- a CDS encoding YitT family ABC transporter, translating to MQLPIIKPKKNNNLTDEEINEIKQHPSYEKSYIKIFNKHKKKVEHRTYFKSSFWWDIFIISLAALANTITMDYFILATGDTGLFPGGTATIARFLSIVLNKSINLSSSSSFFIFLFLVNLPFFIFGFIKVGIKFTLTSLLYILLSISWNQIIIRLPVINPDQWSLIINYKLISSLPSEWSSKLWLFVFSIFGGLFLGLTYSLTYKVGSSTAGTDFISAHVSKKYNKQIGSINMKINFTLLIIFVILNTAIMPIYKIDSTAKLSVLNTLSDAQFTEIYNKAKESGKFISDVNSHHHFYLPTNWSVNDQKIWTRQQIAQTIASNADFIGYDNLTTIIKLKFIFGPSLFASFICFVIQGVVIDRVYPKNRLFTVLISTTKPREVKNYLFESGYRNNIHFLENQTAKKENGYIAQSVIMIHIGLMDWKPLQAGAYNIDQDMMISFIRTKKVQGPWSYSLDTQKRELSLYKKVITDRKMMSKIEKESVLMTKQKITNDKKIKTKSKTI from the coding sequence ATGCAATTACCAATTATTAAACCTAAAAAAAATAATAACTTAACTGATGAAGAAATTAATGAAATAAAACAACATCCATCATATGAAAAAAGTTATATAAAAATTTTTAATAAACACAAAAAGAAAGTAGAACATCGAACTTATTTTAAAAGTAGTTTTTGATGAGATATTTTTATTATTTCTCTAGCTGCTTTAGCTAATACAATAACAATGGATTATTTTATTTTAGCAACTGGAGATACAGGATTATTCCCTGGTGGAACTGCAACAATTGCTAGATTTTTAAGTATTGTTTTAAATAAGAGTATTAACTTATCTTCATCAAGTAGTTTTTTTATCTTTTTATTTCTTGTCAATCTTCCTTTTTTTATTTTTGGGTTTATTAAAGTTGGAATTAAGTTTACTTTAACATCATTATTATATATTTTGTTAAGTATTAGTTGAAATCAAATCATTATTAGACTTCCAGTAATTAATCCAGACCAATGATCTTTAATTATTAATTACAAATTAATTTCATCTTTACCAAGTGAATGATCATCTAAGTTATGGTTATTTGTTTTTTCTATTTTTGGTGGATTGTTTTTAGGTTTAACTTATTCATTAACTTATAAAGTGGGTTCTTCAACTGCTGGAACCGATTTTATTAGTGCTCATGTTTCAAAAAAATATAATAAACAAATTGGTTCAATTAATATGAAAATTAATTTTACCTTACTAATAATTTTTGTAATTTTAAATACAGCAATTATGCCAATTTATAAAATTGATTCAACAGCAAAACTAAGTGTTTTAAATACACTAAGTGATGCTCAATTTACTGAAATTTATAATAAAGCAAAAGAATCAGGAAAATTTATTTCTGATGTTAATTCTCATCATCATTTTTATTTGCCAACAAATTGATCTGTTAATGATCAAAAAATTTGAACAAGACAACAAATAGCTCAAACTATTGCTTCAAATGCTGATTTTATAGGTTATGATAATTTAACAACTATTATTAAATTAAAATTTATATTTGGTCCAAGTTTATTTGCTTCTTTTATTTGTTTTGTAATTCAAGGTGTTGTTATTGATAGAGTTTATCCAAAAAATAGATTATTTACAGTTTTAATTTCAACAACAAAACCAAGAGAAGTAAAAAATTATTTATTTGAATCTGGATATAGAAATAATATTCATTTTTTAGAAAATCAAACAGCTAAAAAAGAAAATGGTTATATTGCTCAAAGTGTAATTATGATTCATATTGGTTTAATGGATTGAAAACCACTGCAAGCTGGAGCTTATAATATTGATCAAGATATGATGATTTCATTTATTAGAACTAAAAAAGTTCAAGGTCCTTGAAGTTATTCATTAGATACTCAAAAAAGAGAATTATCTTTATATAAAAAAGTGATTACTGATAGAAAAATGATGAGTAAAATTGAAAAAGAATCTGTTTTAATGACTAAACAAAAAATTACAAATGATAAAAAAATAAAAACAAAGAGTAAAACAATTTAG
- a CDS encoding DEAD/DEAH box helicase, with protein sequence MKFTDFGFKKYINDTLDQIEFIAPTSIQQKVIPLLKKHQNVIALAHTGTGKTHSFLLPILNNLKLEENDNYVQAVIISPTRELSLQIYQNTKLFLKNNPLINCNLFIGGEDISKNIEQLEKKQPHIVIGTPTRLKELYDLNKLRLTTTSYFIIDECDMIFDLGFIEDVDYLISKINQNVTIGIFSATISQQLSVFCKKYIKNAHFIDDSQNKISTSNVKHILIDTKNKELEQSLIQIINSINPFLCIIFVNQKDEISKIVEILHKNNIKQVAELHGNLQPRLRLSMLKKIQNNEFKYLVATDVASRGVDIKGVSHIISINLPSDLTYYIHRSGRTGRNNSTGYSYIIYNLKNKTQIEELIKKGIEFETKKLIDNQLVDIKTNYKKVKVFKELDAESKQVINKYKNKKVKPNYKKKRKQELDKIKQKIRRKHIKENIEKIKKAKYQKRRSELFD encoded by the coding sequence ATGAAATTTACTGATTTTGGTTTTAAAAAGTATATTAATGATACTTTAGATCAAATTGAATTTATTGCTCCTACTTCAATTCAACAAAAAGTAATTCCCTTATTAAAAAAACACCAAAATGTTATTGCTTTAGCACATACTGGAACAGGTAAAACTCACAGTTTTTTATTACCTATTTTAAATAACTTAAAATTAGAAGAAAATGATAATTACGTTCAAGCAGTAATTATTAGTCCAACTAGAGAACTAAGTTTACAAATTTATCAAAACACTAAACTATTTTTAAAAAATAATCCTTTAATTAATTGTAATTTATTTATTGGTGGAGAAGATATTAGTAAAAATATTGAGCAGCTAGAAAAAAAACAACCACATATTGTAATTGGAACACCAACTAGATTAAAAGAACTTTATGATTTAAATAAACTAAGACTAACAACTACAAGTTATTTTATTATTGATGAATGTGATATGATTTTTGATCTAGGTTTTATTGAAGATGTTGATTATTTAATTTCTAAAATTAATCAAAATGTTACAATTGGAATATTTAGTGCAACTATTTCTCAACAACTTAGTGTATTTTGTAAAAAATATATTAAAAATGCTCATTTTATTGATGATAGTCAAAATAAAATTTCAACAAGTAATGTTAAGCATATTTTAATTGATACTAAAAACAAAGAACTAGAGCAAAGCTTAATACAAATTATTAATTCAATTAATCCTTTTTTATGTATTATTTTTGTTAACCAAAAAGATGAAATTAGTAAAATAGTTGAAATTTTACATAAAAATAATATTAAACAAGTTGCTGAATTACATGGTAATCTACAACCAAGATTAAGATTATCAATGTTAAAAAAAATTCAAAATAATGAGTTTAAATATTTAGTTGCAACTGATGTTGCTTCTAGAGGTGTTGATATTAAAGGTGTAAGTCATATTATTTCAATTAATTTACCAAGTGATTTAACTTATTATATACATAGATCTGGAAGAACTGGAAGAAATAATTCAACTGGATATAGTTATATAATTTATAATTTAAAAAATAAAACTCAAATTGAAGAACTAATTAAAAAAGGGATTGAATTTGAAACTAAAAAACTTATTGATAACCAATTAGTTGATATAAAAACTAATTATAAAAAAGTTAAAGTTTTTAAAGAGTTAGATGCTGAGTCAAAACAAGTTATAAATAAATATAAGAATAAAAAAGTAAAACCAAATTATAAAAAAAAAAGAAAACAAGAACTTGATAAAATTAAACAAAAAATACGACGTAAACATATTAAAGAAAATATTGAAAAAATTAAAAAGGCAAAATATCAAAAAAGAAGATCAGAGCTATTTGATTAG